A single Lolium perenne isolate Kyuss_39 chromosome 6, Kyuss_2.0, whole genome shotgun sequence DNA region contains:
- the LOC127306095 gene encoding auxin efflux carrier component 1a, with product MITGADFYHVMTAMVPLYVAMILAYGSVKWWHIFTPDQCSGINRFVALFAVPLLSFHFISTNDPYTMNLRFIAADTLQKLMMLAMLTAWSHLSRSGSLEWTITLFSLSTLPNTLVMGIPLLKGMYGDFSGSLMVQIVVLQCIIWYTLMLFMFEYRGARMLITEQFPDTAGAIASIVVDPDVMSLDGRSNAIETEAEVKDDGKIHVTVRRSSASRSDIYSRRSMGFSSTTPRPSNLTNAEIYSLQSSRNPTPRGSSFNHTDFYSMVGRSSNFGAADAFGLRTGATPRPSNYEDDKAKHQQHQIPASYPAPNPAVAAAPKGPRKAAAAATNGQAKGEDLHMFVWSSSASPVSDVFGGGAPDYNDGAAAKSPRKVEGAKDSREDYVERDDFSFGNRGAALHDRDAEAGDEKAMTADPGGNAMGAGPTAMPPTSVMTRLILIMVWRKLIRNPNTYSSLIGLIWSLVCFRWNIEMPAIVVKSISILSDAGLGMAMFSLGLFMALQPRIIACGNKVATYAMAVRFLAGPAVMTAASFAVGLRGTLLHVAIVQAALPQGIVPFVFAKEYNVHPAILSTAVIFGMLIALPITLAYYILLGL from the exons ATGATCACGGGCGCGGACTTCTACCACGTGATGACGGCCATGGTGCCGCTGTACGTCGCCATGATCCTCGCCTACGGCTCCGTCAAGTGGTGGCACATCTTCACCCCGGACCAGTGCTCCGGGATCAACCGCTTCGTGGCGCTCTTCGCCGTGCCGCTCCTCTCCTTCCACTTCATCTCCACCAACGACCCCTACACCATGAACCTGCGCTTCATCGCCGCCGACACGCTGCAGAAGCTCATGATGCTCGCCATGCTCACCGCCTGGAGCCACCTCTCCCGCTCCGGCTCCCTCGAGTGGACCATCACGCTCTTCTCCCTCTCCACGCTGCCCAACACGCTCGTCATGGGCATCCCGCTGCTCAAGGGCATGTACGGCGACTTCTCCGGCTCCCTCATGGTCCAGATCGTCGTGCTCCAGTGCATCATCTGGTACACCCTCATGCTCTTCATGTTCGAGTACCGCGGCGCCCGCATGCTCATCACCGAGCAGTTCCCTGACACGGCCGGCGCGATAGCCTCCATCGTCGTCGACCCGGACGTCATGTCGCTCGACGGGCGGAGCAACGCCATCGAGACGGAGGCCGAGGTGAAGGACGACGGGAAGATTCACGTCACCGTGCGCCGCTCCAGCGCGTCACGGTCGGACATCTACTCGCGCCGGTCCATGGGGTTCTCCAGCACCACGCCGCGCCCGTCCAACCTCACCAACGCCGAGATCTACTCGCTGCAGTCGTCGCGGAACCCCACGCCGAGGGGCTCAAGCTTCAACCACACGGATTTCTACTCCATGGTCGGCCGCAGCTCCAACTTCGGCGCCGCCGACGCCTTCGGCCTCCGCACCGGCGCCACGCCCCGCCCGTCCAACTACGAGGACGACAAGGCCAAGCACCAGCAGCACCAGATCCCCGCGTCGTACCCCGCGCCCAACCCGGCGGTGGCGGCCGCGCCTAAGGGGCccaggaaggcggcggcggcggccaccaACGGGCAGGCCAAGGGCGAGGACCTCCACATGTTCGTCTGGAGCTCCAGCGCGTCCCCCGTGTCCGACGTCTTCGGCGGCGGCGCGCCAGACTACAACGACGGCGCGGCCGCTAAGTCTCCCCGCAAAG TGGAAGGAGCCAAGGACAGCAGGGAGGACTACGTCGAGCGCGACGACTTCAGCTTCGGGAACCGCGGCGCGGCGCTGCACGACAGGGACGCGGAGGCCGGCGACGAGAAGGCGATGACGGCGGACCCCGGGGGCAACGCGATGGGCGCGGGGCCGACGGCGATGCCGCCGACGAGCGTGATGACGCGGCTGATCCTCATCATGGTGTGGCGCAAGCTTATCCGCAACCCCAACACCTACTCCAGCCTCATCGGCCTCATCTGGTCGCTCGTCTGCTTCAG GTGGAACATCGAGATGCCGGCGATAGTGGTCAAGTCCATCTCCATCCTGTCGGATGCAGGGCTCGGAATGGCCATGTTCAGCCTCG GTCTGTTCATGGCGCTGCAGCCGCGGATCATCGCGTGCGGGAACAAGGTGGCGACGTACGCCATGGCGGTGCGGTTCCTCGCCGGGCCGGCGGTCATGACCGCCGCCTCCTTCGCCGTGGGCCTCCGCGGCACGCTCCTGCACGTCGCCATCGTCCAG GCAGCGCTGCCGCAGGGCATTGTCCCCTTCGTCTTCGCCAAGGAGTACAACGTGCACCCTGCCATCCTCAGCACTGC GGTCATATTCGGCATGCTCATCGCCCTGCCCATCACGCTCGCCTACTACATCCTGCTCGGGCTGTGA